From the genome of Flammeovirga agarivorans:
ATGTTAGAGGAGTAGATAGTTTAAATACTATTCGCGGAGGAATGGGGAGCTTTAATGATTTAGTCATTAGTAAAATGAATGGACATAAGGTTGAAAAGAATGGAGAAAACTTTGCAAACTTAGAATTAATGAAAATCAGTAAGTTAGTATTTAAATCGGTAGACGAACTTAAACGATTAATTAAATAGTATAATAATAAACGAAAAAAATATAT
Proteins encoded in this window:
- a CDS encoding DUF6966 domain-containing protein codes for the protein MEETDFLQNRILDELNLLINHLDKYEEKNWSDYFRKVQRLIDNGDVRGVDSLNTIRGGMGSFNDLVISKMNGHKVEKNGENFANLELMKISKLVFKSVDELKRLIK